In Thiofilum sp., the genomic window AATGGCACTCGCTCATTAGGGACTGTGTTCTACTGGGATACCACACCTGAAAGCGGACGCACTGCTAATGCTAGTACTGATGGTAAAACAGGTACTCTAACCTTCAATTTCAGCTCTTTGGTGCATGATCCTGTTATCTATATTGATCGCATGGGCGGCTATGGCGGTAAGAGTAATGCCACACCTAAATTATTAAGTAGCTCAGCGCGTATCACGCCTAATGCGGCTAATGCCGGTATTACCTTTACCAAAGTAGGCGGGGGTAGTCACTTTGAAGTGACTGCTAATAGTATCCAACGCACACCTAACGAAGCGATGGTTTGGGGCGAAAGTACCGGAGAAGCAGGCGCTGATAGTACTCGTCAAATGGCAATGGGTGGAGTACAAATCCTCGGCTCTTATAATAGCCTAAGCTTTGATTTAGTCGGTACAGGCGTTGAAGGGGCGGGTGGTGACGGTATGGAGTTTGTCATCTGTGCGGATGCTAGCTCCAATGCAGCTCCTGTTATTACCAGCAATGGGGGAGGTAGTACCGCTGCACTTACTCTATCTGAAGGTAGTACCGCTGTGACGACAGTCACTGCCACTGACGCGAATGCTGGTGATACCCTCACCTATAGCATTACAGGTGGAGCGGATGCTGCACAATTTAGCATTAACGCGACTACCGGTGTACTCACCTTTAATAGTGCTCCTAGCTATAGCAGCCCAACCGATGCCAATAGCGATAATGTCTATGAAGTACAAGTGACCGTTAACGATGGTAATGGTGGTACTGATACTCAAGCACTAGCAGTAACTATCACTCAGACCAATAGCAAGGTACTAGAATATACCATTCGCCGTGGTGTGGATGGTCGCTATCATGTGTATATGCGTCCTACTAGCACTCCCACTAATAACCTTAACTTGACCGGTCAAATCACTCTCACCGTACCTACTGGTAGTGGTGCGAATCGTTTCTTAATCAATGATCTGCAATCCACTGTAGGTAGTGTAACGTGGGCATTGAATTCACGCGTAGATGCACCTACCGAAAATACCGCACAGGATTATCTATCCTTTACCTTTACCCCCTTAGGTAATGGTAACTTTAACTGGCAAGCCGGTCTTGAGATTGAAGTCTTTAACTTCATTAATCCTAATACTTGTACAGGTCTAGTGGATGTGATGGATGATACTGATCCCTTCAATATTCCCACCAACTCGGCTGGAAGTGTACCTGCTAACCAATTCACTAATACCGGTTGGGGCGCAACCACTGATAATAATTACCTTGGCAACTACGGTAGTCCAGTGGATTGCTCTACTGCTAATAATCCTCCCGTGATTACTAGCGATGGAGGTGGTGCAACGGCTGCTCTCAGTGTTGCGGATGGTGCGACTACAGCTACGGCGGTTAGTGCTACTGATGCGGATAATCACACGCTTACTTATAGTATTAGCGGTGGAGCCGATGCTGCTAAATTCACGATTAATCCTACGACTGGCTTACTAAGCTTTGTCAATCCTGCTAATTACGGTTCTAACTTCTTATTAGATCCACCCGAAGATAGTGATGGTAATAATATTTATGAAGTGACTGTGACCGTAGACGATGGTCATGGCGGTACTGATACTCAAGCGATTAGCATTACTGTGACTAGCAGTCCCTTGTTAGGTTTACAGTTGCAAGTGCGGGTATTATTACAAGGTGCTTACAATAGCTCGACCGGACTAATGAATAATACCTTAGCTCAACTAGGCTTATTACCTACCGTACAACCTTATACCGGTTTAGTAGGCTCCTTAGGTCTAGAAACGGTTACTTCTGGTGTATTAAATCTGCTCGGTAATGATGCGCCTGTTGATTGGGTATTATTAGAAATACGCTCCGCTTCTAATCCTGCAACGGTCTTACTCAGTATTCCTAGCATTCTGCAACGGGATGGTGATGTGATTAATCCGGCTACTGGTAGCAGCTTGTTGAGTGTGACTGGATTAGTATTAGGTAGTTATCATGTCTCTATCCGGCATCGTAACCACTTAGGCATTATCACCTCTACCCCTGTATCACTACTGTCAGGTAGTAGCAACTTAGTGGACTTCTCAGTAGGTTCAGTAGGGGTGGGTAGTAGTACACGTCTGACCACTGGCACGGGTAAAACCTTGCTCTGGGCAGGTGACGCCACAACGGACGATAGAGCGATTGCTAACGGTCCTGATAATGACGTAAGTCCAATACTCAGCGACGTGTTATTAGTACCTGCTAATACCACTTTAAATGCTAACTATATTAAGTCAGGTTACGCCAAAACTGATTTGAATATGGATGGTAAAACTATCTTCGCGGGTCCTAATAATGACATCAACCTATTAGCAGGCAATGTATTAATTCATCCTACTAATAACACTTCGGACAGTTTACGCGGCGATAGCACCATAATTACATAGGTCTGCGAAGGCTGGGCTGGATTTTATGGCGCTGAAGTCGAGTTTTAAGTGGCGAGAAAAGCGTTCGAGCAGATGGGCATTGAAGTGGCGGATCTTCCCACTGGCAACGGAGAGGACACTGCGCCCGTTGCCCCCGGCATCCCAGTTCTGCTGGCGATCTTCCAGCCGGAGCAGGTTAAGTGCCGTCAGTGAGGTATTGAAGTGGAAATCCAGCTTTTCTTTGCGGGTCGTTTGGCAGTCACACAGCCCGGTGTGTTGCTTGGCATCCCGGAACAAAAATTCTATCTGGAAACGCGCTTGGTAGTAACGCAGGATGTCTAATGCAGGGCAATCCGTGTCGGTACTGAACAGCAGTGCGCTAGCGGTCTTGCCGTTTGCTTCGCGCACCAGATAGACGATGCGCACTATCTGTTTGAACGTCGGGCTGTTAACAGTAGCGGTGTAAACACGCTGCCCGTCCAGCTCTCCGACCCGTTCAAAACGTGATAAGTCGTCAAAACTGACTTTGCCGCTGTACTGGCGGTGACGACCCTTGGGTTTTTGTGCGCCCGTGTACAGCCACCGTAAGTCGGCGTCCTGACGTAACTTGCTGATCAAATGCAAGTTGAGTTCCCTGATGCCACTGACAAACTTAGTTTTGGCATAAAAGCTATCCGCGACGAGATAACGGATGCCACACCCCAGCAGGACTGTGATGGCGTGTTGAAGCTGTCCAAGGTAGCTATCCATCCGCGTGGGGAGCGGCGCACCAACGAAGGGTGGGTGTTTCACCTTGGTTTTGTCTTTGGTGTTGGCGGGTTGGCTTTGACCCTTGCGGGTTGAGCGCGGCAACGTAGGCGTTTGGCGGGCGGATAAGGTGTAGTACCGTGTTGTGGGTCACGTCCACCAGCGCTAACAAGGATAATTCTTGTCCGCGTTGCGCCTGCCCCTGTGAGCCGTTCCAAAACCAGTCTAAGTATAACTCTTGCGCCCGCTTTTAGGCACGAAACTGGCATCAATAGCCGCAATACGTTCCCCCTTGCCATGCAGGACATCCTGTAAGATCAGCAGGTTGAACGCTAGAAAATCAAAGGAACGTGAAAACCAGCGTGAAAAAGTCTTTTCATGGCAGTCACTGTAACGTCCAAGGTTGCGGAAGTTGACACGGCTGGGCAGGTACATCAGCGCATTGAACAAGGTCAGCAAAAACTGGCGCTGCGGTTTCGCCACACTGGACATTTGGCTCAGAATCGTTTCTATTGTGGACATGGAAGCTTCTGGGGTGAGGGGTTGTTATCGTGGTTGACGACATCTTCCCACACTGGAGGCTTCCAGCCTATTTTTCAATCATGCCCAAACTGTCCGAAGTATTGCTACTAATAGTACCTTT contains:
- a CDS encoding transposase — its product is MKHPPFVGAPLPTRMDSYLGQLQHAITVLLGCGIRYLVADSFYAKTKFVSGIRELNLHLISKLRQDADLRWLYTGAQKPKGRHRQYSGKVSFDDLSRFERVGELDGQRVYTATVNSPTFKQIVRIVYLVREANGKTASALLFSTDTDCPALDILRYYQARFQIEFLFRDAKQHTGLCDCQTTRKEKLDFHFNTSLTALNLLRLEDRQQNWDAGGNGRSVLSVASGKIRHFNAHLLERFSRHLKLDFSAIKSSPAFADLCNYGAIAA